From a region of the Roseivirga sp. 4D4 genome:
- a CDS encoding UbiA family prenyltransferase gives MFKRSNWLHLRIHFSYFLLPIYLFALSISPNLSEAGLLGLFVILHLFIYPASNAYNSFYDKDEKSIGGLKNPPPVDKGLYWLAQLFDLIGLLIAFIYFPKNYTLLAMLLAYILASRAYSNPAIRLKKYPITSWLIAGFFQGAWVVWLVYIGLNDFPFANILKPHVLIPGLLASAILWGSYPMTQIYQHEEDAKRGDITLSIKLGIKGTFMFTGVFFGLASLGYVLYFNEYFNLNYGLVFLAAMSPVIIFFGKWFFKTLKDESNADYTNTMRLNWISATCLGGFFLYLFLHSTNILSVVGVY, from the coding sequence ATGTTTAAAAGATCAAACTGGCTGCACTTACGCATCCATTTCTCCTATTTTCTGCTGCCCATTTACCTCTTTGCACTCTCTATTAGTCCCAACTTGAGTGAGGCTGGCCTCTTGGGGCTGTTTGTAATTCTTCACCTCTTCATTTACCCTGCGAGCAATGCCTATAATAGCTTCTATGATAAGGACGAGAAGAGTATTGGTGGCCTGAAAAATCCTCCTCCGGTAGATAAAGGACTCTATTGGCTCGCACAGCTATTCGACTTGATCGGTCTGTTGATCGCCTTCATCTATTTTCCCAAGAATTATACGCTGCTGGCTATGTTGCTAGCTTACATTTTGGCATCCAGAGCTTATAGTAATCCTGCCATACGGCTTAAAAAATATCCCATTACCAGTTGGCTGATCGCGGGGTTCTTTCAAGGCGCATGGGTAGTATGGTTGGTTTACATTGGCTTGAATGATTTTCCATTTGCCAATATCCTGAAACCTCACGTGCTGATACCGGGCCTTTTGGCTTCTGCTATCCTTTGGGGTTCGTATCCGATGACCCAAATCTATCAGCACGAGGAGGACGCCAAGCGAGGAGATATTACGCTATCGATAAAACTAGGCATCAAAGGCACCTTCATGTTTACAGGCGTGTTTTTCGGTCTGGCCAGTTTGGGTTATGTGTTGTACTTCAATGAATATTTCAATCTAAACTATGGCCTGGTTTTCCTGGCGGCCATGTCGCCTGTGATCATTTTCTTTGGCAAGTGGTTTTTCAAAACTCTCAAGGATGAATCGAATGCCGACTATACCAATACCATGCGGCTCAACTGGATTTCGGCTACTTGTTTGGGTGGGTTTTTCCTTTACCTATTCTTGCACTCAACGAATATTCTATCGGTAGTTGGAGTTTATTAA
- a CDS encoding NAD(P)/FAD-dependent oxidoreductase yields the protein MKEITVIGGGLAGLVSSILLQRKGYNVSLYEKKQYPFHRVCGEYISDEVKPFLQRNGLFPDSYNPSEIQKFEFTSVKGRSFELPLDLGGFGISRYVLDNFLSQIALKEGVNVVTKTSILDVNFHADRFNISTANEQFESELVIGAYGKKSVLDKKLERHFTQKRAPYIGVKYHIKTDYPKDKVALHNFPSGYCGISAIEDDKYNLCYLGSRDALRKYGSIEAMEAAEVKRNPFLKNIFDNAEFLFEKPEVINEFSFAPKTAVEDHILMTGDSAGLITPLCGNGMAMAIHSAKILVDCIEKHYKKGELKREALEQAYEAAWNGTFKKRLRVGRRTQSLFGSAITSEIAVTLMKNSSFLAYQIMKNTHGQPF from the coding sequence TTGAAGGAAATTACAGTCATTGGTGGTGGTTTAGCTGGGCTCGTCAGCAGTATTCTTTTGCAGCGTAAAGGCTACAATGTCAGCCTATATGAGAAAAAACAGTATCCATTCCATAGAGTGTGCGGGGAATATATTTCTGACGAAGTAAAGCCTTTTCTCCAACGAAACGGTCTCTTTCCCGACAGTTACAATCCTTCGGAAATCCAAAAATTTGAATTCACCTCCGTGAAGGGAAGAAGCTTTGAATTGCCACTCGACCTTGGGGGTTTTGGGATCAGTCGATATGTTCTAGATAATTTTCTCTCTCAAATTGCTCTTAAAGAGGGAGTCAATGTTGTAACCAAGACTTCTATTTTGGATGTAAACTTTCATGCCGATCGCTTCAACATAAGCACGGCTAATGAGCAATTCGAAAGTGAACTCGTCATCGGTGCTTATGGTAAAAAAAGCGTTTTAGACAAGAAACTTGAAAGGCATTTTACCCAAAAGAGAGCTCCCTATATTGGGGTGAAGTACCATATCAAAACAGACTACCCTAAAGACAAAGTTGCGCTGCATAACTTTCCCAGTGGCTATTGCGGCATTAGCGCTATAGAAGATGACAAGTACAACCTCTGCTATCTCGGAAGCAGGGACGCACTAAGAAAGTATGGCTCTATAGAGGCCATGGAGGCAGCCGAGGTAAAACGAAACCCATTCCTTAAGAACATATTTGACAATGCTGAGTTCCTCTTCGAAAAGCCGGAGGTCATCAACGAATTTTCTTTTGCTCCAAAGACTGCCGTGGAAGATCATATCTTAATGACTGGCGACTCCGCAGGGTTGATTACCCCTTTATGCGGCAATGGTATGGCCATGGCCATTCACTCTGCCAAAATCCTTGTCGACTGCATTGAGAAGCACTACAAAAAAGGTGAACTAAAGCGAGAAGCTTTGGAACAAGCCTATGAAGCCGCCTGGAACGGTACCTTCAAAAAGCGACTGAGGGTAGGACGAAGGACACAATCTCTTTTCGGGTCGGCCATTACTTCTGAAATCGCGGTGACGCTGATGAAAAACTCTTCATTCCTGGCTTATCAAATTATGAAGAATACCCATGGGCAGCCTTTTTAA
- a CDS encoding zinc-dependent metalloprotease, whose product MKIRNLRPATFVACMLAAFMLIAVNPAEAQRRKKKKDAKKEQETPKPAPKKPAPKKGGIQPFDKVITKEAKTDEGLFNVHKIDKKYFFEIPNDMLGRDMLMVTRIAKTASGIGFGGGKTNTQMLRWERVNDKILLRIISTTITAADSLPISEAVNNSNLEPILAAYDIKALSKDSSGVVVDVSALLTGDVKPLGLPQFRRTQYRVTRLDASRSYVSRVSSYPENIELRHVKTYFASNSPSSSADGSITVEMSNSMILLPEVPMQRRLFDERVGWFARGTTDYGLDAQQSKTVRYLDRWRLEVKEEDMDKFRRGELVVPKKQIVYYVDRATPKQWVQAIKDGIEDWQVAFEAAGFKDAIIAADPPSPEEDPDWSPEDVRYSVVRYLASPIPNANGPHVSDPRSGEILESDINWYHNVMTLLRRWFFVQTAAINPQAQSSEFDDEVMSRLIRFVSSHEVGHTLGLPHNFGSSNAYPVDSLRSASFTQRMGTAPSIMDYARFNYIAQPEDEGVALMPEVGEYDKYAIAWGYRPILDADSPEAELPTLRRWIEEKNGDPLYRYGRQGNANDYTAQSEDLGDDAMKASDYGIANLKRIMTNLRDWTYVPGSDYTELQEMYGEVRSQFNRYMGHVGRYVGGVKENYKTADQDGLVYTHAPKAKQKEAVKFIIDNLFNTPKWMLDQEIIGRLQDYGAVESMRSLQVNAMNSLLEWRKLGRVIENDAMNGADAYRITELFSDVRNGIWSELPRGRAIDTYRRNLQRAHIERLELLMTGEMPPVPARFRQFFGPGIDASQSDIRPVVRAELKTLQSRVRAAIPRTSDRMSKIHLEDALERIKNILDPK is encoded by the coding sequence ATGAAAATACGAAATCTTAGACCAGCAACATTCGTTGCTTGCATGCTAGCGGCTTTTATGCTGATAGCTGTAAACCCTGCTGAGGCTCAGCGGAGGAAAAAGAAGAAGGATGCTAAGAAAGAGCAAGAAACACCAAAGCCTGCTCCTAAAAAACCTGCTCCTAAAAAGGGAGGCATTCAGCCTTTCGATAAAGTAATTACAAAAGAAGCTAAGACCGATGAAGGTCTTTTCAACGTTCACAAAATTGATAAGAAGTACTTCTTTGAGATTCCTAATGACATGTTGGGAAGAGATATGTTGATGGTAACGCGTATTGCCAAAACTGCTTCAGGCATTGGTTTTGGTGGTGGTAAGACCAATACTCAGATGTTGCGTTGGGAAAGAGTCAATGACAAAATTCTTCTTAGAATTATCTCAACGACCATTACAGCTGCAGATTCACTTCCAATAAGCGAAGCGGTTAATAACTCTAACCTCGAGCCAATTTTGGCGGCTTATGATATCAAAGCCTTGTCAAAAGACTCATCGGGCGTTGTTGTTGATGTAAGTGCACTATTGACTGGAGATGTAAAGCCTTTGGGTTTACCGCAGTTCAGAAGAACACAATACAGAGTTACCCGATTGGATGCCTCTAGATCCTATGTTTCTCGCGTAAGCAGTTACCCTGAAAACATTGAGTTAAGACATGTGAAAACATATTTCGCAAGCAACTCTCCATCAAGCTCTGCTGATGGATCGATCACGGTAGAAATGAGTAACTCGATGATTCTTTTGCCTGAAGTACCGATGCAAAGAAGGCTTTTTGACGAAAGAGTAGGTTGGTTTGCCAGAGGAACGACAGACTACGGTTTGGACGCTCAGCAATCAAAAACGGTGAGATACCTTGATCGTTGGAGACTGGAAGTCAAAGAAGAGGACATGGACAAGTTCCGTAGAGGAGAGCTTGTAGTGCCTAAGAAACAAATTGTTTATTACGTAGATAGAGCTACTCCTAAGCAGTGGGTGCAGGCCATCAAAGATGGTATCGAAGATTGGCAAGTAGCATTTGAAGCTGCTGGTTTCAAAGATGCAATTATCGCTGCTGACCCACCAAGTCCTGAAGAAGATCCTGATTGGAGCCCAGAAGATGTGAGGTACTCTGTAGTAAGATACTTGGCTTCTCCTATTCCAAATGCAAATGGTCCTCACGTATCTGATCCACGTTCTGGAGAAATTCTGGAAAGTGATATCAACTGGTACCACAACGTAATGACGCTATTGAGAAGATGGTTCTTCGTTCAAACAGCGGCCATCAATCCACAGGCGCAAAGCTCAGAATTCGATGACGAAGTGATGTCTCGTTTGATCCGTTTCGTGTCTTCTCACGAGGTAGGTCACACTTTAGGTTTACCACATAACTTTGGTTCTAGTAATGCATATCCGGTTGATTCCTTGAGATCAGCTTCATTTACACAGAGAATGGGAACGGCTCCGTCTATCATGGACTATGCGCGTTTCAACTACATCGCTCAGCCAGAGGATGAAGGCGTAGCTCTGATGCCAGAAGTGGGTGAGTATGACAAGTACGCCATCGCATGGGGTTACAGACCAATTTTGGATGCTGATTCACCAGAAGCAGAATTGCCAACTTTGAGAAGATGGATCGAAGAGAAAAACGGAGACCCACTTTACAGATACGGTCGTCAGGGTAATGCGAATGATTACACTGCTCAAAGTGAAGACTTAGGTGACGATGCAATGAAAGCCAGTGATTATGGTATTGCCAACCTTAAGCGAATCATGACCAACCTTCGCGACTGGACCTATGTTCCAGGTTCTGATTATACTGAACTACAAGAAATGTATGGTGAAGTAAGATCTCAATTCAACAGATACATGGGCCATGTGGGCCGATATGTAGGTGGTGTAAAAGAGAACTACAAGACTGCCGATCAAGATGGTTTAGTATATACGCATGCACCGAAGGCCAAGCAGAAAGAAGCTGTTAAGTTCATTATTGACAACCTCTTCAACACACCTAAGTGGATGTTAGATCAGGAGATTATCGGTAGACTTCAGGATTACGGTGCAGTTGAAAGCATGCGTTCTCTTCAGGTCAATGCTATGAACTCTCTTCTTGAGTGGAGAAAGCTTGGTAGAGTGATCGAAAATGACGCTATGAATGGCGCTGATGCTTACCGCATCACAGAACTATTCTCAGATGTGAGAAACGGTATCTGGTCAGAGCTTCCAAGAGGAAGAGCGATCGATACGTATAGAAGAAACCTTCAGAGAGCACATATTGAGCGTTTAGAATTACTTATGACTGGTGAAATGCCTCCAGTACCTGCACGTTTCAGACAGTTCTTTGGTCCTGGTATTGATGCGAGTCAATCAGACATCAGACCAGTAGTGAGAGCTGAGTTGAAAACGCTTCAGTCGAGAGTAAGAGCTGCTATTCCTAGAACTTCAGACAGAATGTCTAAGATTCACCTGGAAGATGCGCTTGAAAGAATCAAGAACATCCTTGATCCTAAATAA
- a CDS encoding aspartyl protease family protein yields MNSPLVLISWLNSLPTKIITMRYTILTFALLFTINSFAQNSLGFSFDDGKQYVELSFKDESNLIIVPILVNGEGPFNFILDTGSESGMIFDRFVIADNNLANARTIPIYAGNGDKITDLIVASNLSIKLNGVSGKDQSMLLLEDSGSDIRNVLGVEAHGILGSELFNRFVVEVDYENEKLRLYEPDKFRAPKGFRKVDVEIRDFRPYIEAQIKQKGQRRKEVNLLIDTGASSALFLDQERHEEIVLPKHTVDHSLGSSLIGELEGKVGRVQGLRFGRKFRFSKVVTSFPENWQVKKVVDGIEGNAKQIKRYGTIGSDVLSRFNIIFDYLNEAIYLKRNDNYKNSFKFNTAGFTFNVSGEELNRYFVAKIIPDSPAQQMDIQPGDEIISIGDKPVFFYSFASMNSLLRQPSGTVLTIVVKRDGKLIEKKIELRNLI; encoded by the coding sequence ATGAATAGTCCGTTAGTGTTAATTAGTTGGCTCAACAGCCTTCCAACCAAAATCATTACTATGCGATATACCATACTGACATTCGCGTTACTTTTTACAATCAATAGTTTTGCCCAAAACTCGCTAGGTTTCTCCTTTGACGATGGCAAACAATATGTAGAACTCAGCTTCAAAGATGAGAGTAACCTCATCATCGTTCCTATTCTTGTGAATGGTGAGGGACCCTTCAACTTTATTCTAGATACAGGCTCTGAATCGGGAATGATCTTCGATCGTTTTGTCATAGCCGATAATAACCTGGCCAATGCCAGAACCATTCCAATATACGCTGGCAATGGAGATAAAATTACCGACTTGATCGTGGCTAGTAACCTAAGCATCAAGCTCAATGGCGTCAGTGGAAAAGATCAATCCATGTTGTTATTGGAAGATAGTGGCTCAGACATCCGTAATGTACTAGGGGTTGAAGCCCATGGTATTTTGGGCTCGGAACTGTTTAATCGCTTTGTGGTGGAGGTTGACTATGAGAACGAAAAGCTTCGCCTTTACGAACCAGATAAATTCAGGGCGCCTAAAGGTTTTAGAAAAGTAGATGTAGAGATTCGCGATTTTCGCCCATATATCGAGGCTCAAATCAAGCAGAAAGGCCAAAGAAGAAAAGAAGTGAACTTACTGATCGATACCGGTGCGAGTAGCGCCCTGTTTTTGGATCAGGAACGTCATGAAGAGATTGTACTTCCGAAGCACACAGTTGACCACTCTCTAGGCAGCAGTTTGATTGGAGAACTGGAAGGAAAAGTTGGTAGGGTACAGGGTCTTCGTTTTGGAAGAAAATTCAGGTTTTCAAAAGTCGTCACTTCATTCCCTGAAAATTGGCAGGTAAAGAAAGTCGTAGATGGAATTGAAGGAAATGCCAAGCAAATTAAGCGATATGGTACCATCGGTTCTGACGTATTGTCTCGATTCAACATCATTTTTGATTACCTCAACGAGGCGATCTACCTAAAGCGTAACGACAACTATAAAAACTCTTTCAAGTTCAATACAGCAGGCTTCACGTTTAACGTTTCTGGTGAAGAGCTTAACCGATATTTTGTCGCTAAAATCATTCCTGATTCACCGGCACAGCAAATGGACATCCAACCTGGTGATGAGATCATTTCTATTGGTGACAAGCCGGTATTCTTTTATTCTTTTGCCAGTATGAACAGTCTTTTAAGACAGCCCTCTGGAACTGTGCTCACCATAGTCGTTAAGAGAGACGGTAAGTTAATAGAGAAGAAAATAGAGCTAAGGAACCTGATATAA
- a CDS encoding SRPBCC family protein, producing MHVKVTTEVRQSLAQVKAGFNEDLFLKLNPPFPSVSLLRFDGCLKGDLVELLLDFKVGKQKWVSEITYDNETPDRFEFIDEGIVLPFPFRFWKHHHILIGNADGCQIVDSIEYKANNKMMTVLLYPLLFLQFVYRKPIYKRVFK from the coding sequence ATGCATGTAAAGGTGACCACAGAAGTCCGGCAATCTTTAGCCCAAGTGAAGGCTGGCTTTAATGAGGACTTGTTCCTGAAATTGAACCCTCCGTTTCCCTCGGTCTCCCTACTGAGGTTCGATGGCTGCCTAAAAGGAGACCTGGTAGAGCTGTTATTGGACTTTAAAGTTGGCAAGCAAAAGTGGGTCAGTGAAATCACCTATGATAATGAAACACCGGATCGTTTCGAGTTTATCGATGAGGGAATTGTACTGCCCTTCCCGTTCCGTTTCTGGAAACATCACCACATCCTGATTGGCAATGCTGATGGCTGTCAAATTGTGGATAGCATTGAGTATAAAGCCAATAATAAAATGATGACCGTTCTACTCTATCCTTTGCTATTTTTGCAGTTTGTTTACCGTAAACCTATCTATAAGAGGGTTTTCAAATAA
- a CDS encoding CHAT domain-containing protein, protein MASILLLLATQGIILSQELALKSKYAYSTPALDAAQQLYSQKKYPEALAAFEAIIAEAEAQQNYEEVVYAMEKKALALRRLGRYDGAVSTMDQAILLAKGNLPGDHFLISKMYYTRGSTDHILRDYYDARAYMDTAQIYYENASTYDSTAHYRIMEYKYYAYQYSEGSPDTLLKYLDKLVFLEKARNGSPNRVSNLLQGYPTIFIQKGDFSQALAYAIQAYRFAIENKDRISTRYFVEAQFYLTQVLFYRRDFKRALDISKEAVPFLESTPIDQMPEYYSFNNLIGLIHMSLGDSKTALEYFKVASEIPLGVGDMSNQRQNSLFQARQMINLGLCYESLGQMEKAKTYLEGSLIKMKNLMTSPSPNLHDNYEYLGDFYSREAKLSDAITSYDSALRNGLSSFDGGILDFPSTSKTVNYSFVDLRTLSKKAESLKRQGVKNDFDKKYLLAAKKYVELTAQVLLKNREEFLESEGKLFLSENFKRLYETGISTNYELFRLTKDRRFFENAMSFARQSKAILFLEQSHEFTLVNNNFISPSLKEEFFNSKSNIERLQRAFYELINVSVTGDSILSLNEELLKARLDNENIKKRIKEELRGFDRGEAFFEGLLQNEAMGKLEEGQALIEFFFGVDHVYILGRDFENIAFHRVEIDSSLLSSLNSVITLTSRAPKVKNIQEEFEEFSENAFFLYRALIEPSLKDLDGSIDRLIVVPDEILSRLAFGALVQNLNGSENSFDQLQYLLLKYKFQYLLSSELYGNRKATRNASGQLLGIGFKESTSVHEGYSMGSLPGTEKEIAFLQSSISGTYLPNGTKKDFLNKARDYDVLHLAVHGKADSSSRYESSLIFNGASDNVLNTNDLYLAGLQARLTVLSACESGRGQINQGEGTFSIARGFALVGIPSIVMSLWKVNDKITSEMMVDMYDNFVNHGVAINDALHDSKLQYLGSGDEYSAHPYYWASFLHLGEDIMLDNGDNLFKDYLWYVLTTIMSGAILYVVIRRKRKRA, encoded by the coding sequence ATGGCCTCTATACTCTTGTTATTGGCTACCCAAGGCATTATCCTATCACAAGAGCTTGCGCTTAAATCAAAATACGCCTATTCCACTCCGGCTCTGGATGCCGCTCAACAACTTTACAGTCAAAAGAAATACCCTGAAGCCCTAGCCGCTTTTGAAGCCATCATTGCTGAAGCCGAAGCACAGCAAAACTATGAGGAGGTCGTTTATGCAATGGAGAAGAAGGCCTTGGCGTTGAGGAGGCTGGGTAGGTATGATGGAGCTGTTTCTACAATGGATCAGGCAATACTCCTAGCGAAGGGAAATTTACCTGGAGATCACTTTTTGATCTCTAAGATGTACTATACTCGAGGCTCTACCGATCATATTTTGCGTGACTACTATGACGCCAGAGCTTATATGGATACAGCCCAAATCTATTATGAGAATGCCAGCACCTATGATTCCACTGCGCACTACAGAATCATGGAATATAAATACTATGCTTATCAGTATTCTGAGGGCAGTCCTGACACCCTATTAAAGTACTTGGACAAACTGGTATTCCTAGAAAAAGCGAGAAATGGAAGCCCTAATCGCGTGAGCAACTTATTGCAAGGGTATCCTACAATCTTTATTCAGAAAGGAGACTTTAGTCAAGCTCTTGCTTATGCTATTCAAGCTTACAGGTTTGCCATTGAAAACAAGGATAGGATATCAACAAGATATTTTGTTGAAGCTCAATTCTATTTGACCCAAGTATTGTTCTACCGAAGAGATTTTAAAAGAGCACTTGACATATCGAAGGAGGCAGTCCCCTTTTTGGAATCTACCCCGATAGACCAAATGCCAGAATATTACTCATTCAATAATTTGATTGGATTAATTCATATGTCCTTAGGTGATAGCAAAACTGCTCTTGAGTATTTCAAGGTTGCAAGTGAAATACCATTGGGTGTAGGCGATATGTCTAACCAAAGGCAAAACTCTCTGTTTCAAGCAAGGCAGATGATTAATCTAGGACTATGTTACGAAAGCCTTGGCCAGATGGAAAAGGCGAAAACATATCTAGAGGGGTCATTAATAAAAATGAAAAACCTTATGACCTCTCCCAGCCCGAATCTTCATGACAACTATGAATATTTGGGAGATTTCTATTCAAGAGAGGCTAAGTTAAGTGATGCAATAACATCTTATGATTCCGCACTCAGAAATGGATTGTCATCATTTGACGGTGGGATACTTGATTTTCCCAGCACAAGTAAAACTGTCAATTATTCATTCGTTGATCTTAGAACTTTATCAAAGAAAGCAGAGAGTTTAAAGAGACAAGGAGTTAAAAATGATTTTGATAAGAAGTATTTGTTGGCGGCAAAAAAGTATGTGGAGCTTACTGCTCAAGTCTTACTAAAAAATAGAGAAGAGTTTCTTGAATCTGAAGGGAAATTGTTTCTGAGTGAGAATTTCAAGAGGCTATATGAAACGGGAATTAGCACCAACTATGAGCTGTTCAGGCTTACTAAGGACAGGCGTTTTTTTGAGAATGCGATGTCCTTCGCAAGGCAAAGCAAGGCTATCCTATTCCTCGAACAGTCACATGAATTCACTTTAGTTAATAACAACTTTATTTCGCCTTCATTGAAAGAGGAATTTTTTAACTCCAAGAGTAATATTGAAAGGCTCCAACGTGCGTTTTATGAGCTAATTAATGTCTCAGTCACTGGTGATTCAATACTAAGTCTAAACGAAGAACTTTTAAAAGCGAGACTTGACAACGAAAATATCAAGAAAAGAATAAAAGAGGAGTTAAGAGGTTTTGACCGAGGAGAAGCATTTTTTGAAGGGCTATTACAAAACGAAGCAATGGGCAAACTCGAGGAAGGTCAGGCTCTTATAGAGTTCTTTTTCGGTGTTGATCATGTTTATATACTTGGGAGAGACTTTGAAAATATAGCATTTCATCGAGTAGAGATAGATAGCTCATTGTTGAGCTCATTGAACTCTGTAATTACTCTAACTTCTAGGGCTCCAAAAGTCAAAAATATTCAAGAGGAATTTGAGGAGTTCTCAGAGAACGCGTTCTTTTTATATCGTGCGCTTATTGAACCGTCACTCAAGGACCTTGATGGTTCAATAGATAGACTTATTGTTGTTCCCGATGAAATATTATCTCGTCTAGCTTTTGGAGCCCTAGTTCAAAACCTGAATGGCTCAGAAAATAGCTTTGATCAACTACAATATTTGTTGTTGAAGTACAAGTTTCAATATCTACTTTCGTCAGAATTGTATGGAAATAGAAAAGCTACTAGGAATGCAAGCGGTCAACTCCTAGGTATAGGTTTTAAAGAAAGCACTTCAGTCCATGAAGGCTACTCAATGGGTTCATTGCCTGGGACAGAAAAAGAAATAGCTTTTCTTCAGAGCAGTATTTCTGGAACCTACTTGCCAAATGGAACAAAAAAAGACTTTCTTAATAAAGCTCGTGATTATGATGTTCTTCATTTAGCAGTGCATGGTAAAGCTGATAGTAGCAGTAGGTATGAGTCTAGCTTGATTTTTAATGGGGCCAGCGATAATGTATTGAACACTAATGACTTGTATTTGGCAGGTCTTCAAGCCAGGTTGACCGTTTTAAGTGCATGTGAAAGTGGTCGAGGTCAAATTAATCAAGGGGAGGGGACTTTTAGTATAGCTCGCGGATTTGCTCTGGTTGGAATACCATCGATAGTAATGAGTCTT